One window of the Pseudomonas sp. S04 genome contains the following:
- a CDS encoding NAD(P)/FAD-dependent oxidoreductase — protein sequence MTQADFIIIGGGIAGASTGFWLSPHGRVIVLERESHPAYHSTGRSAALYTAAYGTPQVRALTQASREFFDAPPAGFCEHPLLTPRGEMTVDFTGDPDELRNQYLSAKATVPQMQLLSANEALARLPILRRDKVFGAIYDPTATDIDTDALHQGYLRGIRRNQGQLHTDCEVLGLSRDPQGLWHVQTAGQTFSAPIIINAAGAWADHLGAMAGAQPLGLIPKRRAAFIFEGPKDLDCHAWPMLVSLDESFYMKPDAGMFLGSPANADPVEPHDVQPEELDIAMGIYQIEEATTLTIRRPTRTWAGLRSFVSDGDLVSGFDPQVPGLFWVAAQGGYGIQTSPAMGQASAALVRGEELPPALQHFGLSASMLSPSRLG from the coding sequence ATGACCCAGGCAGACTTCATCATCATCGGCGGCGGTATTGCCGGGGCTTCCACCGGTTTCTGGCTGTCGCCCCACGGCCGGGTCATCGTGCTCGAGCGCGAATCCCACCCGGCCTACCATTCCACCGGGCGTTCCGCGGCGCTGTACACCGCCGCGTATGGCACCCCGCAAGTACGCGCGCTGACCCAGGCCAGCCGGGAATTCTTCGATGCCCCGCCAGCGGGCTTCTGCGAACACCCGCTGCTCACCCCTCGAGGCGAGATGACCGTGGACTTCACCGGCGACCCGGATGAGCTGCGCAATCAATACCTCAGTGCCAAGGCCACCGTGCCGCAGATGCAGTTGCTCAGCGCCAACGAGGCCCTGGCACGCCTGCCGATCCTGCGCCGGGACAAGGTCTTTGGCGCAATCTACGACCCGACCGCCACCGACATCGACACCGATGCCCTGCACCAGGGTTATCTGCGGGGCATCCGCCGCAATCAGGGACAGCTGCACACCGATTGCGAAGTGCTGGGCCTGAGCCGTGATCCCCAGGGGCTGTGGCACGTGCAGACCGCCGGCCAGACGTTCAGCGCGCCGATCATCATCAATGCCGCCGGCGCCTGGGCCGACCATCTCGGTGCAATGGCCGGCGCCCAGCCGCTGGGGCTGATTCCCAAGCGGCGCGCGGCGTTTATCTTCGAAGGCCCCAAGGACCTTGATTGCCACGCCTGGCCGATGCTGGTGAGCCTCGACGAATCCTTCTACATGAAACCCGATGCCGGGATGTTCCTCGGCTCGCCGGCCAACGCCGACCCGGTAGAGCCCCATGACGTGCAGCCGGAAGAACTGGACATCGCCATGGGCATCTACCAGATCGAAGAGGCCACCACCCTGACCATCCGCCGCCCGACCCGCACCTGGGCCGGCCTGCGCAGCTTTGTCAGCGATGGCGACCTGGTCAGCGGCTTCGACCCGCAAGTACCCGGGCTGTTCTGGGTTGCCGCCCAGGGCGGCTACGGTATCCAGACTTCGCCCGCCATGGGCCAGGCCAGCGCGGCGCTGGTCCGCGGTGAAGAGCTGCCGCCGGCACTGCAACACTTTGGCCTCAGCGCCAGCATGCTCTCCCCTTCGCGCCTTGGTTGA
- a CDS encoding helix-turn-helix transcriptional regulator: MTPPLQDPALDNFRAIADAIATLFFPHAEVVLHDLRTQKIDYIANNLSKREIGGDAALEDMLSEDISERNIGPYEKLNWDGQKIRSLSSVLRDSNGHPMAVLCINLNISLFENAKAALDLFLSPSKLIPQPDSLFRDDWQERINTFLHNWLRERQLGLSVLTREHKRELVLALHAEGAFKGKSASNYVANVLNMGRATVYKHLKELKAVHG; encoded by the coding sequence ATGACCCCACCTCTACAAGACCCTGCACTGGATAACTTCCGGGCAATCGCCGACGCCATTGCCACGCTGTTTTTCCCCCACGCCGAGGTGGTGCTGCACGACCTGCGCACACAGAAAATCGACTACATCGCCAACAACCTGTCCAAGCGTGAAATCGGCGGCGATGCGGCGCTCGAAGACATGCTCAGCGAGGACATCAGCGAACGCAACATCGGCCCCTACGAGAAGCTCAATTGGGATGGCCAGAAAATCCGCAGCCTGAGCAGTGTCCTGCGCGACAGCAACGGCCACCCGATGGCCGTGCTGTGCATCAACCTGAACATTTCGCTGTTCGAGAACGCCAAGGCAGCGCTGGACCTGTTCCTGTCACCGAGCAAACTGATCCCACAGCCGGATTCACTGTTTCGCGATGACTGGCAGGAGCGCATCAACACCTTCCTGCACAACTGGCTGCGGGAACGACAACTGGGCCTGAGCGTGTTGACCCGCGAGCACAAGCGCGAACTGGTGCTGGCCCTGCATGCCGAAGGCGCCTTCAAGGGCAAAAGCGCCTCCAACTATGTGGCCAATGTGCTGAACATGGGACGGGCGACGGTGTACAAGCACCTGAAGGAATTGAAGGCCGTGCACGGCTGA
- the moaE gene encoding molybdopterin synthase catalytic subunit MoaE — MAIRVQASPFDPGAEVNAMHAANVGVGAVVSFVGYVRDFNDGLDVAGMFLEHYPGMTQKALGKIAEEAEQRWPLLKLEVLHRIGALQPGEPIVFVGAASAHRQAAFDACAFVMDYLKTRAPFWKKELTSDGPRWVDGRDSDHAAADRWKP, encoded by the coding sequence ATGGCGATTCGCGTGCAGGCGTCGCCCTTCGATCCGGGCGCTGAAGTCAACGCGATGCATGCCGCCAATGTCGGCGTGGGTGCGGTGGTGAGTTTTGTCGGCTACGTGCGTGACTTCAACGACGGCCTCGATGTGGCCGGGATGTTCCTGGAACACTACCCGGGCATGACGCAGAAGGCGCTGGGCAAGATTGCCGAGGAGGCCGAGCAGCGTTGGCCGTTGCTCAAGCTGGAGGTGCTGCACCGCATCGGAGCGTTGCAGCCGGGCGAGCCGATCGTGTTTGTCGGCGCCGCCAGCGCCCACCGCCAGGCGGCGTTCGACGCCTGCGCCTTTGTCATGGACTACCTGAAGACCCGCGCGCCGTTCTGGAAAAAAGAACTGACCAGTGACGGCCCGCGCTGGGTGGACGGGCGTGACAGCGATCACGCGGCGGCGGATCGCTGGAAACCGTAA
- the moaC gene encoding cyclic pyranopterin monophosphate synthase MoaC, with the protein MLTHLDSQGRANMVDVTEKAVTSREATAEALVRMLPETLQMIVSGGHPKGDVFAVARIAGIQAAKKTSDLIPLCHPLMLTGVKVELSAEGVDAVRITARCKLAGQTGVEMEALTAASIAALTIYDMCKAVDRGMVIESVRLLEKLGGKSGHYQVAGQ; encoded by the coding sequence GTGCTGACTCATCTCGATTCCCAAGGTCGCGCCAATATGGTCGACGTCACCGAAAAAGCCGTGACGTCCCGTGAGGCCACGGCCGAAGCGCTGGTGCGCATGCTTCCCGAAACCCTGCAAATGATTGTCAGCGGCGGCCATCCCAAGGGCGATGTGTTCGCCGTGGCCCGTATTGCCGGAATCCAGGCAGCGAAAAAAACCTCCGACCTGATCCCGCTGTGCCATCCGCTGATGCTGACCGGGGTCAAGGTCGAGCTCAGTGCCGAAGGGGTCGATGCCGTGCGCATCACCGCGCGTTGCAAGTTGGCCGGGCAGACCGGGGTGGAAATGGAAGCCCTGACCGCCGCCAGCATCGCGGCGCTGACCATCTATGACATGTGCAAGGCCGTGGACCGGGGCATGGTCATCGAGAGTGTGCGCCTGCTGGAGAAACTGGGCGGCAAGAGCGGGCACTATCAGGTGGCCGGGCAATGA
- a CDS encoding MoaD/ThiS family protein yields MNLTVKFFARYREALGVDSVQVEGDFATVDDVRALLAQRDGAEVLSEQNLMCARNEELCQLDEPVGDGDELAFFPTVTGG; encoded by the coding sequence ATGAACCTCACCGTGAAGTTTTTTGCCCGCTACCGCGAAGCCCTGGGCGTGGATTCGGTACAGGTGGAAGGCGATTTCGCCACGGTCGACGATGTCCGGGCGCTGCTGGCGCAACGTGACGGCGCCGAGGTGCTGAGCGAGCAGAACCTGATGTGTGCGCGTAACGAAGAGCTGTGCCAACTGGATGAACCGGTGGGCGACGGCGATGAACTGGCGTTTTTTCCCACTGTGACCGGAGGCTGA
- a CDS encoding PhoH family protein codes for MDDHGRSSSSNQPILYVLDTNVLIHDPNALLNFEEHHVAIPMTVLEELDKLKSGHHSVAAECRQAIRLIDKTLGDASPEDVELGVPIQRGKSGPKGLLSILMSKRTEPNIVLPEHLNDNIIINQLIDLHAREPELPVVLVTKDINMRLKARACGIAAEDYSTDQLVDDVSLLPNGYHNMTGSFWDRVSKVETRQDHGRTWHQVQLIDNLPAVHINEFIIDEQGFVGWIKEIQVDKLLILDLHQEPLLHQEAWGLKPRDIYQSLALYALLDPDIHLVNLSGAAGSGKTILALAAAIEQTMVSKRYRRIIATRSVQGLDQEIGFLPGTEAEKMEPWLGAITDNLEALHMDDESTHGSVDYILSKVPLQFKSLNYIRGRSFQQSLILIDECQNLTPHQMKTIITRAGAGSKVVCLGNLAQIDTPYLSATSSGLTYLTERFKDFPNGVHITLQGVPRSILAEYAESHL; via the coding sequence ATGGATGATCACGGACGTAGTTCTTCTTCCAACCAGCCAATCCTTTATGTACTCGATACCAACGTATTGATCCACGATCCCAACGCGCTGCTGAACTTTGAAGAGCACCACGTTGCCATCCCGATGACCGTCCTTGAAGAGCTGGACAAGCTCAAGAGTGGCCATCACAGCGTTGCCGCCGAATGCCGCCAGGCCATTCGCCTGATCGACAAGACCCTGGGCGACGCATCCCCTGAAGACGTTGAACTGGGCGTGCCGATCCAGCGTGGAAAAAGCGGGCCCAAGGGGCTGCTGTCGATTCTGATGAGCAAGCGTACCGAACCGAACATCGTCCTGCCCGAGCACCTGAACGACAACATCATCATCAACCAGTTGATCGACCTGCACGCGCGCGAACCGGAGTTGCCGGTGGTGCTGGTCACCAAAGACATCAACATGCGCCTCAAGGCCCGGGCCTGCGGGATCGCGGCAGAGGACTACAGCACCGACCAACTGGTTGATGACGTGTCGTTGCTGCCCAACGGTTATCACAACATGACCGGCTCCTTCTGGGACCGCGTGAGCAAGGTCGAAACCCGTCAGGACCACGGCCGCACCTGGCACCAGGTGCAGTTGATCGACAACCTGCCGGCGGTGCACATCAACGAATTCATCATCGACGAGCAAGGGTTTGTCGGCTGGATCAAGGAAATCCAGGTCGACAAGCTGCTGATCCTCGACCTGCATCAGGAACCCCTGTTGCACCAGGAAGCCTGGGGCCTGAAACCTCGCGACATCTACCAGAGCCTGGCGCTGTACGCCTTGCTGGACCCGGACATCCACCTGGTCAACCTGTCGGGCGCTGCCGGTTCCGGTAAAACCATCCTGGCCCTGGCCGCGGCTATCGAGCAGACCATGGTCAGCAAGCGCTACCGGCGCATTATCGCCACCCGCAGCGTGCAGGGGCTGGACCAGGAGATCGGCTTCCTGCCGGGTACCGAAGCGGAAAAAATGGAGCCTTGGCTTGGCGCCATCACCGATAACCTCGAAGCCTTGCACATGGATGACGAAAGCACCCATGGCAGCGTCGACTACATCCTCAGCAAAGTGCCTTTGCAGTTCAAATCCCTCAACTACATCCGCGGTCGCAGCTTCCAGCAGAGCCTGATCCTGATCGACGAATGCCAGAACCTCACGCCGCACCAGATGAAAACCATCATCACCCGTGCCGGTGCCGGTTCCAAAGTGGTGTGCCTGGGTAACCTGGCGCAGATCGATACCCCTTACCTGTCCGCGACCAGCTCCGGGCTGACGTACCTGACCGAACGCTTCAAGGACTTCCCCAACGGTGTGCACATCACCCTGCAAGGGGTGCCACGTTCGATTCTGGCCGAATACGCCGAATCCCATCTGTAA
- a CDS encoding ABC transporter substrate-binding protein has protein sequence MKKLPLISGLALSLLACSPLFAAEKTLRLGIEAAYPPFASKTSEGTITGFDYEIGNALCAQMKVKCEWVEGEFDGLIPSLKVKKIDAALSSMTINEDRKKSVDFSHKYYFTSSRFVMKDGAVVDDQYASLKGKTLGVQRATTTDRFATEVLEPKGVLVKRYSNNEEIYMDLAAGRLDGIFADTIPLSDFLSMPRGKGYAFVGPELKDPKYVGEGAGIAVRKGNSELVAELNKAIDGIRANGEYQQISQKYFKSDIYGD, from the coding sequence ATGAAGAAGCTTCCCCTCATCAGTGGTCTGGCCCTCAGTCTGTTGGCGTGCAGCCCGTTGTTCGCGGCTGAGAAAACCCTGCGCCTGGGCATTGAAGCGGCATACCCGCCGTTCGCCTCGAAAACCTCCGAAGGCACGATCACCGGTTTTGACTATGAAATTGGCAATGCGCTGTGCGCGCAGATGAAGGTCAAGTGCGAGTGGGTCGAGGGTGAATTCGATGGGCTGATTCCTTCCCTCAAGGTGAAGAAAATCGACGCGGCCCTGTCGTCCATGACCATCAACGAAGACCGCAAGAAGTCGGTGGATTTCAGCCACAAGTACTACTTCACTTCGTCGCGGTTTGTGATGAAGGACGGTGCCGTGGTGGATGACCAGTACGCCAGCCTCAAGGGCAAGACCCTGGGGGTTCAGCGCGCCACCACCACTGATCGTTTTGCCACTGAAGTGCTGGAGCCCAAGGGCGTGCTGGTCAAGCGCTACAGCAACAACGAAGAAATCTACATGGACCTGGCCGCCGGTCGTCTGGACGGTATTTTCGCCGACACCATTCCGTTGAGCGATTTCCTGTCGATGCCGCGTGGCAAGGGTTATGCGTTCGTCGGGCCAGAACTCAAGGATCCGAAATACGTCGGTGAGGGCGCCGGGATTGCGGTGCGCAAGGGCAACAGCGAACTGGTCGCCGAGTTGAACAAGGCCATCGACGGCATTCGCGCCAATGGCGAATACCAGCAGATTTCCCAGAAGTACTTCAAGTCGGACATCTACGGCGATTGA